A DNA window from Vigna unguiculata cultivar IT97K-499-35 chromosome 10, ASM411807v1, whole genome shotgun sequence contains the following coding sequences:
- the LOC114165100 gene encoding cytochrome P450 83B1-like: MLSLLLILCLSLPYFFSFFLRYLKTLNNPSLPPGPRGLPIIGNLYQLNNSSLYLQLWQLSKKYGPVFSLKLGLRSAIVVSSPKLAKEVMKDHDLEFCGRPKLLGQQKLSYNGIDIAFCPYNSYWREIRKICVVHLLSSIRVSNFSSIRHFEVKQMIRKISMQASSSKVTNLSDALMSLTSTIICRIAFGRRYEDEGTERSKFHGLLNECQAMMGMFFFSDYIPFLGWIDRITGLRARLENNFKELDTFYQEVIDEHMDPNRKTPENEDLIDVLLQLKKQRSFSVDLENDHIKAVFMNMLVAATDTTAATTIWAMTALLKNPRVMKKVQEEIRNLAGEKDFLSEDDIQKLPYFKAVIKETLRLHLPAPLLVPRETNEACILEGYEIPAKTIVYVNAWAVHRDPNTWKDPDEFFPERFLDNTIDFRGQNFEFIPFGAGRRICPGLIMAIASLDLILANLLKSFDWELPAGMTKEDIDTEVLPGITQHKKNPLCVLAKVRI, translated from the exons ATGTTGTCATTACTTCTAATTCTTTGTCTTAGTCTTCCTTATTTTTTCTCATTCTTCCTCAGATACCTCAAAACTTTGAATAACCCATCACTCCCACCAGGTCCCAGAGGCCTTCCCATAATAGGGAACCTTTATCAGCTCAATAATTCTTCTCTTTATCTTCAGCTATGGCAACTCTCAAAAAAGTATGGACCAGTATTTTCCCTTAAATTAGGTTTAAGGTCAGCCATTGTTGTTTCCTCTCCTAAACTTGCGAAAGAGGTAATGAAAGATCATGACCTTGAGTTTTGTGGGAGACCTAAATTACTTGGCCAACAGAAATTGTCTTATAATGGGATTGACATTGCATTTTGCCCATACAACAGTTATTGGAGAGAAATCAGaaaaatttgtgttgttcatctTCTTAGCTCCATTCGTGTCTCTAACTTTTCCTCAATAAGGCACTTTGAGGTCAAGCAAATGATTAGAAAAATATCAATGCAAGCCTCATCCTCCAAGGTTACAAATTTGAGTGATGCCCTCATGTCCCTCACCAGCACTATTATATGCAGAATTGCCTTCGGGAGAAG GTATGAAGATGAAGGAACAGAAAGGAGTAAGTTCCATGGGCTACTGAATGAGTGTCAAGCCATGATGGGCATGTTTTTTTTCTCAGATTATATTCCTTTCTTGGGTTGGATTGATAGAATCACAGGACTGCGTGCTCGTcttgaaaacaatttcaaggAGTTGGATACCTTCTACCAAGAAGTGATTGATGAACATATGGATCCAAATAGAAAGACACCAGAGAACGAGGACTTGATTGATGTCTTACTTCAACTCAAAAAGCAACGTTCGTTTTCTGTAGATCTCGAAAACGATCATATCAAAGCTGTGTTCATG AACATGCTTGTAGCAGCAACGGATACAACTGCTGCTACAACCATATGGGCTATGACAGCACTATTAAAAAATCCAAGGGTAATGAAGAAAGTTCAAGAAGAAATTAGGAATTTGGCAGGTGAAAAAGATTTTCTATCTGAAGATGATATTCAAAAGCTTCCCTATTTCAAGGCTGTAATAAAAGAGACATTAAGACTGCATCTACCGGCGCCCTTACTCGTGCCAAGAGAAACAAATGAAGCATGTATTTTAGAGGGCTATGAAATTCCAGCCAAGACAATAGTATATGTGAATGCTTGGGCTGTCCATAGAGACCCTAACACTTGGAAAGACCCAGATGAGTTTTTTCCAGAGAGGTTCTTAGATAATACAATAGATTTTCGAGGGCAAAATTTTGAGTTCATTCCATTTGGTGCTGGACGTAGAATTTGCCCTGGTTTGATAATGGCAATTGCTTCATTGGATCTTATTCTGGCGAATCTTCTCAAGTCATTTGATTGGGAATTACCAGCCGGAATGACAAAGGAAGATATTGATACTGAGGTGTTGCCAGGAATTACTCAGCACAAGAAGAATCCTCTATGCGTTTTGGCTAAGGTTCGAAtctaa
- the LOC114167572 gene encoding uncharacterized protein LOC114167572 isoform X2, with protein MTEPRSLPSHFTLCVHSLLVRVFLLSPHLTLSFLISLSSRSLSAFTSLHSPFTSLHSPLRTFPHLSVRSPLRSLTSPFALRFSFLLFSSSFPLFHFTSFSFLLPSPPFAPSFAPQSTIAAVRICSIGLFGSIARICASVHSFSVSGMKTCNKEDT; from the exons ATGACTGAACCCAGATCACTTCCCTCTCACTTCACTCTCTGCGTTCACTCTCTTCTCGTTCGcgtctttcttctttctcctcaCTTGactctctcatttctcatttcaCTCTCTTCTCGTTCACTCTCTGCGTTCACTTCACTTCACTCACCTTTCACTTCACTTCACTCACCTCTCAGAACGTTCCCTCACCTCTCCGTTCGCTCACCTCTCCGTTCGCTCACCTCTCCGTTCGCTCTCCGTTTCTCCTTTCTCCTTTTCTCCTCTTCGTTTCCCCTCTTTCATTTCacctctttctcctttctccttcCTTCGCCTCCATTTGCACCTTCATTTGCGCCTCAGTCCACGATTGCCGCCGTTCGCATTTGCTCGATTGGGTTATTTGGTTCGATTGCTCGCATTTGCGCCTCAGTCCACTCCTTTTCTGTTTCTG GGATGAAGACATGCAACAAGGAAGATACCTAA
- the LOC114167572 gene encoding uncharacterized protein LOC114167572 isoform X1, whose product MTEPRSLPSHFTLCVHSLLVRVFLLSPHLTLSFLISLSSRSLSAFTSLHSPFTSLHSPLRTFPHLSVRSPLRSLTSPFALRFSFLLFSSSFPLFHFTSFSFLLPSPPFAPSFAPQSTIAAVRICSIGLFGSIARICASVHSFSVSVHCSRYKWIGLRSDYLKK is encoded by the exons ATGACTGAACCCAGATCACTTCCCTCTCACTTCACTCTCTGCGTTCACTCTCTTCTCGTTCGcgtctttcttctttctcctcaCTTGactctctcatttctcatttcaCTCTCTTCTCGTTCACTCTCTGCGTTCACTTCACTTCACTCACCTTTCACTTCACTTCACTCACCTCTCAGAACGTTCCCTCACCTCTCCGTTCGCTCACCTCTCCGTTCGCTCACCTCTCCGTTCGCTCTCCGTTTCTCCTTTCTCCTTTTCTCCTCTTCGTTTCCCCTCTTTCATTTCacctctttctcctttctccttcCTTCGCCTCCATTTGCACCTTCATTTGCGCCTCAGTCCACGATTGCCGCCGTTCGCATTTGCTCGATTGGGTTATTTGGTTCGATTGCTCGCATTTGCGCCTCAGTCCACTCCTTTTCTGTTTCTG TCCATTGTTCCAGATACAAATGGATTGGGTTGAGAAGTGACTATTTGAAGAAGTGA